The genomic stretch ACAACGTAGTTAGAAGTGACTATGTTATCATGTGTTAAATTAGGATTCTGTTACTGTTTTccgatctctctctctctctctggcaTGAGATTCTGTATCGAGTTTCAGATTCAGGTTGAGTTCTTCACCCAGCGTCCTGTTCAGTTATAACTTATAACAGAGATTACaggttagttagttagttaatggTTAGTTATGCCTATCAAAATTTTAACTTGTTCTTTTCCCACCACTTTTCTCACTTTTCAACCTTCAATTATGTCACCATAACCCCACTAGTTTCTTTTCGCGAcataaaccccactataaatTATTCTTCAGGTGCATGTCTCTGTCTTtgtctttatttatttgcatatttaaTGAATTCACCATGCTCACCAATACATCATTAATTTTCTGCCAAAATTCTGGTTTTGGAAGCAAACATATCTATATTGAATTATTAATAATTAGGGTACATTAAACTGATTAGTCAAATTGAAACTGATTCTTTGAAAGTTCTTTTTTGTCTCATTGTTTGTGCCTTGATAATGTGATATTATGATCATTAGAAGGCTACTAAATTGGATTTAGTGATAAGTTGGTGATGATTCTATTAATTGATTCATGCATCAGTGTTGATAAAGAGGAATGTTCATTGTATCTTGATAATGTTACCAACATTGATTAAGTTGTCTGATGTTGTTACCTTTTCAGCAATTAGGAAACTTTGATAATGGCAGACCTGAAAGATCCACTTCTCCCTCCAAAACTGGCAACGACCATCAACGTAAGAGAGGCTGTGAATCGGCCTATGGGTGCCGGAAGGCAGCTGTATCAAGGAGTGGATGTTCTTGAGCTGAAGAAGAGAGGGCAGAGTCTTCGGTCGTGGATACGAGTTGACATGTCAGGAGACTCACAGATAATTGAGGTAGACAAGTTTACTATGATGAGGCGTTGTGATCTTCCAGCGCGCGATCTTCGCTTATTGGATCCACTTTTTGTCTATCCATCAACAATCCTTGGAAGGGAAAAAGCTATTGTTATCAACTTAGAACAGATAAGGTGTATTATTACGGCCGAGGAGGTTTTTCTCCTGCATTCCTTGGACAGTTATTCATGGAACTATGTGATGGAGCTACAACGACGATTAGCATCGACCAGTGTTGGCGAGCCAGGAGATGCGTGGCAGTCAGACAATTTTGATGTGAACCGGAGCAGAGGAAGTAGAAATTTTGATAATGACTTTAGGAATAACTCGTCCCCGGATTATTTGCCATTCGAGTTCAGGGCACTGGAAGTTGCATTAGAGTCAGCATGCACATTTCTTGACTCTCAGGTTTGTACATTGAAGAGATAAGTGAAATTGAAGTGAATTGAAATTCATGGTTGTGAATAATCAGAATAATTTACAGCTTGATTCTTAGGATGACTATGCATATGGCTTGAATTATTTTATCTGGTTCTGCACTTAGAAAATAGTTTGAAAGCATAAAAGATGTGTTAGTTTATCCCTAAGCAGGATCCTTAATCAAAACGGTTGCATATTGTATTTCCTTTCCTCAAATTCTTACTCATTTGATTTTGGAAGATTAGTTAGTAACACTCTCTAATTTGTTGTGGCCATTTCCAAAAGGTGTCTGAGTTAGAAATTGAGGCTTATCCGTTGTTAGATGAACTAACATCTAAAATCAGTACTCTGAATTTGGAGCGTGCTCGTCGGCTGAAAAGCAGACTCGTTGCCCTGACTCGTAGGGTTCAGAAGGTAGTattcatgtatatatttttttcttcttaccTGCAATTGATGAAGTTCATAGTTTTTCTCACTTTTTTTAACCTTTCCTTTTATTGAATGAGTATGAATTCAGGTTAGAGATGAAATAGAGCAGCTTATGGATGATGATGGTGATATGGCTGAGATGTATCTTACTGAGAAGAAAAGGCGAATGGAGTTGTCATTCTATGGAGATCAGTCTTTGTATAAAGCAATCGATGGCGTGTCCATATCTGCTCCGGTTTCTCCTGTTTCGTCGCCTCAGGATTATCGGAAACTTGAAAAGAGCATGAGCAGCGCTAGGAGCCGACATGAGAGCACAAGAAGTTCTGATAGTGCTACAGAAAGCATAGAAGAGCTTGAGATGTTACTAGAAGCATACTTTGTAGTAATTGATAGCACTCTAAACAAGTTGACATCGGTAAACACAGTCTTATCTTTGTAAAACTTCTCTCTGTCTGGCCACAGCAATTTATTGATCATTGTTTCTTGTTTCAGTTGAAAGAGTACATCGACGACACAGAAGATTTCATCAACATTCAACTGGTTTGTTTTCTGTCATTCCCTCTTCGTGTTTAGTCCGACGAAAAGTCCATGCTCATTATTGGATGCATCATAGCATTGTCCATGTTTTTATAGTCTTTACTCTTTTGTATTACTAATCATCTCACATGTTCTAGTTCTATATGTCAAAGAACAAAATGGTTGTGCACATTGGCCTCATTTGTCATTGATGATTATTTGGTTTCGCAAACTTTGTGAATTTCGAAACACTGACtgaaaccttttttttttttccctccgGCAGGATAACGTTCGGAATCAGCTCATCCAATTCGAGCTGTTGCTCACAACGGCAACATTTGTAGTTGCCATCTTTAGTGTTGTAGCAGGAGTATTTGGGATGAATTTTGATATCTCATTATTTAGGGTTCCTAAAGCATTTCAGTGGGTTCTTATAATCACAGGAATTTGTGGAGTCCTCATATTTAGTGCATTTGTGTGCTTCTTCAAGTACAGAAGACTCATGCCCCTTTAGAATAGAGATATTTTAGCTTTAGTTATCACACCATCAAGATGGATAGGTAGTATTTTGGTACACACAATTGTGAATTTCAACTGAAAAGTTAGACAATGTTAAAAGCAATTCTTTCAATTCatttatgcatcatcaattgtAAGTGgttcttttctttattatttatgatttatacAAAATTGTATACTGAAACAAAGTAGTTAAATTTACATAGTGTTATTGGTTGCATCTATCCTTTAATCTTGTTTCTAATACACTCTAAAAGTATGCAAGTGTTTGTGTTCTTATTCAAGTTTAAGAGTTATACAATTCATTCACCATCATATAAGTTGCAAGACTCATTTCATCTAAATTTTACACCACATTCAATGATGAAAACAAGTATGTTAAACCACTATGACACGAAAATGAAGATAAACTTCTTTTCAACAATTATACGAAGCCAATAACCTTTCATATTCGAGGAACACTTTGATATGACAATGTTTTTGCCATCCTTATTTATAATAACTAGTAGTGGTTTTCTTGGTAACATCTCTAAAATAACAACCACCAtcgaaaaagaaaacaaacttCTTGAGagatgtgtttttttttttgcatcaaAATATCAATCAGGCCGAAAACTAAATGACTAATCCCTCGAATACAGCAAAGACACAAAGTGGGCGACAA from Arachis stenosperma cultivar V10309 chromosome 9, arast.V10309.gnm1.PFL2, whole genome shotgun sequence encodes the following:
- the LOC130951339 gene encoding magnesium transporter MRS2-1-like; the encoded protein is MADLKDPLLPPKLATTINVREAVNRPMGAGRQLYQGVDVLELKKRGQSLRSWIRVDMSGDSQIIEVDKFTMMRRCDLPARDLRLLDPLFVYPSTILGREKAIVINLEQIRCIITAEEVFLLHSLDSYSWNYVMELQRRLASTSVGEPGDAWQSDNFDVNRSRGSRNFDNDFRNNSSPDYLPFEFRALEVALESACTFLDSQVSELEIEAYPLLDELTSKISTLNLERARRLKSRLVALTRRVQKVRDEIEQLMDDDGDMAEMYLTEKKRRMELSFYGDQSLYKAIDGVSISAPVSPVSSPQDYRKLEKSMSSARSRHESTRSSDSATESIEELEMLLEAYFVVIDSTLNKLTSLKEYIDDTEDFINIQLDNVRNQLIQFELLLTTATFVVAIFSVVAGVFGMNFDISLFRVPKAFQWVLIITGICGVLIFSAFVCFFKYRRLMPL